A genomic segment from Desulfurispora thermophila DSM 16022 encodes:
- a CDS encoding pyruvate, water dikinase regulatory protein produces MQERPIIYIISDSIGETAELVARAAASQFEGGVVDVRRVPYVNDPEEIPEIVEEAAAFNSVIAYTLVLPQLREALIREAARHGVPAVDIITPMLDALEKATGRPPKLEPGLVRKMDEEYFRRVEAIEFAVKYDDGKDPRGILRADLVVLGVSRTSKTPLCMYLAHKRIKAANVPLVPEVSPPEEIFSLPPHKVVGLTIKPSQLNEIRRERLKTLGLTSNADYASMERILRELEYAQEIMRKVGCPVIDVTNKAVEETASKVLELYYRGERYVR; encoded by the coding sequence ATGCAAGAAAGACCCATTATTTATATTATTTCCGACTCCATTGGTGAAACGGCCGAACTGGTGGCCAGAGCTGCGGCCAGCCAGTTTGAGGGCGGAGTAGTTGATGTGCGGCGTGTACCATACGTGAATGATCCGGAGGAAATTCCCGAAATTGTTGAGGAAGCGGCTGCCTTTAATAGCGTAATTGCTTATACGCTGGTGTTGCCCCAGTTGCGCGAGGCTTTGATTCGGGAAGCGGCGCGACACGGTGTGCCGGCTGTGGACATTATCACTCCCATGCTGGATGCCCTGGAAAAAGCGACCGGTAGGCCACCCAAGTTGGAGCCCGGTCTGGTGCGCAAAATGGATGAGGAATATTTCCGGCGGGTGGAAGCCATTGAATTTGCTGTTAAGTACGACGATGGCAAAGATCCGCGCGGCATACTGCGGGCCGATCTGGTGGTATTGGGGGTAAGCCGCACTTCCAAGACTCCTCTTTGCATGTATTTGGCCCACAAGCGGATCAAGGCAGCCAACGTACCACTGGTGCCCGAAGTATCTCCGCCGGAAGAGATTTTCAGTCTGCCACCTCATAAAGTTGTCGGACTGACCATCAAGCCGTCCCAGTTAAATGAAATCCGGCGGGAAAGGCTGAAAACACTTGGGCTTACTTCCAATGCGGACTATGCCAGTATGGAGCGGATCTTGCGTGAATTGGAGTATGCCCAGGAAATCATGCGCAAGGTGGGTTGTCCGGTTATCGACGTTACCAACAAGGCTGTGGAGGAAACGGCCAGCAAGGTTCTGGAATTATATTACAGGGGGGAAAGATATGTCCGTTAA
- a CDS encoding helix-turn-helix transcriptional regulator: protein MQLTKRQAAILEIVKRDGPITGEQIAEKLSLTRATLRPDMAILTMAGLIEARPRVGYFYSGRSINRLAAEKLHQMKVGEVKSVPTVVHEQCSVYDAVVTMFIEDVGTLFVVKENGLLEGVVSRKDFLKITIGGHDIHKLPVGVIMTRMPNVVTTTADETVWSAAKKLISHEVDALPVVRPVEGVKGALEVIGRFSKTTATRILVELGEES from the coding sequence TTGCAGCTCACCAAGCGGCAGGCAGCCATACTGGAAATAGTCAAGAGAGACGGCCCTATAACTGGTGAGCAAATTGCCGAAAAACTGTCGCTTACCAGGGCAACTCTGCGGCCTGATATGGCTATCTTAACCATGGCCGGTTTAATCGAGGCCAGGCCGCGGGTGGGTTACTTTTATAGTGGTAGAAGTATTAACCGGCTAGCGGCAGAAAAGCTGCACCAGATGAAGGTGGGCGAGGTGAAATCGGTCCCGACTGTGGTGCACGAACAGTGCTCGGTATATGATGCGGTAGTGACCATGTTTATCGAGGATGTCGGGACGTTGTTCGTAGTGAAGGAAAACGGGCTACTGGAAGGTGTAGTGTCGCGTAAAGACTTTTTAAAAATAACCATCGGCGGACACGATATTCATAAACTGCCGGTGGGAGTGATCATGACACGGATGCCCAATGTGGTAACAACAACTGCTGACGAAACGGTGTGGTCGGCAGCAAAAAAGTTAATCAGTCATGAAGTGGATGCTTTGCCGGTAGTCCGGCCGGTGGAAGGTGTGAAAGGTGCTCTGGAAGTAATTGGACGGTTTAGTAAGACCACCGCTACCAGAATTTTGGTGGAGCTGGGAGAAGAAAGCTAA
- the glyS gene encoding glycine--tRNA ligase subunit beta: MAEKTFLLEIGTEEMPARFITPALKQLGELAAGMLNQERLKFSQVKTFATPRRLALLIEGLAEKQEARVIEAKGPAVKVAFDEAGRPTKAAEGFARSQGVAVTDLVIRPVGPVDYVFAVKQEESLPARQVLAGILPRLLAGLHFPKPMRWGNQEVRFIRPIRWLVALYGSEVVPFSYAGCQAGNITYGHRFLAPHPLLIENPEQYIDILRQAYVIVDPVERKQLIWQQIQQVAASIGGQVTPDPELLEEVTNLLEYPAAFLGSFADSYLTMPREVLVTPMREHQRYFPILDKDGNLLPHFIAVRNGTHEHIDIVRSGNEKVLRARLADAAFFWQEDLKTNFADRVASLARVTWQETLGSMLDKVERLKGIVAYLAAQLGVEDNQKKVAARAAHLCKADLVTNMVYEFPELQGIMGREYALRQGESPEVAQAIYEHYLPRFAGDELPRTIPGQLLSLAEKIDNLVGCFAIGIIPTGSQDPYALRRQALGICHIVLSGKLSFSLSRLIEEAYRAYGGRVGLKADCRQVQVELLEFVAQRLKGLLLEKGYAYDTVDAVLAAGIDNLLAVGERCAALEEVRRNSAFAAALSAFTRAGNLVKKHTGVALNPELLHHQAEKNLLAALNKVQAQVTEYLTCGRYADAFTSLSLLKEPVDSFFDQVMVMVEDEAVRQSRLALLKMVTDLTRPLADLSKLVV; this comes from the coding sequence ATGGCGGAGAAAACATTTTTGCTGGAAATTGGTACCGAGGAAATGCCGGCCCGTTTTATCACCCCTGCCCTTAAGCAGCTGGGTGAACTGGCTGCCGGGATGCTGAACCAGGAGAGGCTTAAATTCAGCCAGGTCAAGACCTTTGCTACCCCGCGCCGTCTGGCTTTGTTGATCGAGGGACTGGCAGAAAAGCAGGAGGCGCGAGTGATTGAAGCCAAAGGGCCGGCTGTGAAGGTGGCTTTTGATGAAGCAGGCAGACCGACAAAGGCGGCGGAGGGCTTTGCCCGCAGTCAGGGTGTGGCTGTGACAGATTTGGTGATACGTCCCGTGGGCCCCGTAGATTATGTGTTTGCGGTCAAACAGGAAGAAAGCCTGCCGGCCCGGCAGGTTCTGGCGGGTATTCTGCCCCGCCTGCTGGCTGGTTTGCATTTTCCCAAACCCATGCGTTGGGGTAACCAGGAAGTGCGTTTTATCCGGCCTATCCGCTGGCTGGTAGCTCTTTACGGAAGCGAGGTAGTGCCCTTTAGTTATGCCGGTTGCCAGGCAGGAAACATTACTTACGGTCACCGTTTCTTGGCCCCTCACCCGCTTTTGATCGAAAACCCGGAACAATACATAGACATTTTGCGTCAGGCCTATGTCATTGTGGACCCGGTGGAGAGAAAACAACTGATCTGGCAGCAAATCCAGCAAGTAGCCGCTTCTATCGGCGGGCAGGTTACGCCGGACCCAGAACTATTGGAAGAAGTGACCAACCTATTGGAATATCCGGCAGCTTTTCTGGGTAGCTTTGCTGATTCATACCTGACCATGCCGCGCGAGGTTTTGGTTACCCCCATGCGGGAACATCAGCGCTATTTCCCCATATTGGACAAAGATGGAAACTTGCTACCCCATTTTATAGCTGTGCGCAACGGTACCCATGAGCATATAGATATTGTTCGCTCGGGCAATGAAAAGGTATTGCGGGCCCGCCTGGCCGATGCAGCCTTCTTCTGGCAGGAGGATCTAAAAACCAATTTTGCCGACCGGGTGGCCAGTCTGGCCAGGGTGACCTGGCAGGAAACCCTGGGCAGCATGTTGGATAAGGTGGAGCGCCTGAAAGGGATAGTAGCTTACCTGGCCGCTCAACTGGGTGTTGAGGATAATCAGAAAAAGGTCGCTGCTCGAGCGGCTCATTTGTGCAAAGCCGACCTGGTCACAAACATGGTTTATGAGTTTCCCGAATTGCAGGGCATTATGGGCCGGGAATATGCCTTGCGTCAGGGTGAATCCCCGGAAGTGGCTCAGGCCATTTACGAGCATTACCTGCCGCGCTTTGCCGGTGATGAGCTACCCCGCACAATACCCGGCCAGTTGTTGTCTCTCGCCGAGAAAATAGATAATCTGGTGGGCTGCTTTGCTATAGGCATTATACCCACCGGCTCTCAGGATCCCTATGCGCTGCGCCGGCAGGCTTTGGGGATTTGTCACATTGTCCTGTCGGGAAAATTATCATTCTCCTTGAGCAGGCTGATAGAAGAGGCATATCGAGCTTATGGAGGAAGGGTTGGCCTGAAAGCGGATTGCCGGCAGGTACAAGTTGAACTGCTGGAGTTTGTTGCTCAGCGCCTGAAGGGGCTGCTACTGGAGAAGGGTTATGCCTATGATACGGTGGATGCTGTGCTGGCGGCCGGCATCGACAACCTGCTGGCTGTAGGAGAGCGGTGTGCTGCATTGGAGGAAGTGCGCCGGAACAGTGCTTTTGCGGCAGCCCTTTCTGCTTTTACCCGTGCTGGCAATCTGGTCAAAAAACATACGGGAGTAGCCTTAAACCCGGAATTGTTGCACCACCAGGCCGAAAAAAATCTCTTGGCGGCGCTGAACAAAGTACAGGCGCAAGTGACGGAATACCTGACTTGTGGTCGATATGCCGATGCTTTTACCAGTCTGTCTTTGCTGAAAGAGCCTGTGGACAGCTTTTTTGACCAGGTAATGGTTATGGTGGAGGACGAAGCGGTGCGACAAAGTCGTCTGGCTCTATTAAAAATGGTTACAGATTTAACACGTCCCCTGGCCGACTTGTCCAAACTTGTGGTATAG